A stretch of the Archangium violaceum genome encodes the following:
- a CDS encoding fused MFS/spermidine synthase, with translation MNRLSARMFAAVGLLFVVSGMSGLVFEVIWVRYLTLVVGHTTFAATLVVSAFLAGLVLGSLGLGRLADRLKHPLLAYGLLEAATGVLALGITHVLATLPEWLSALGLPGGGPLPLRGVLAFLLVLPPTFVMGGTLPVLMRFVARELEGLGRSFGVLYSLNTLGAALGCGLAGFYLIGAVGLWRTAALAAGLNLLVGLTVFFLHLWLRPEPLSDTAPAPVSASGPAEGASVFQGARRTLLVAAFALCGFASISYEVLWFRVLSTSLDSSTYAFTILLVTFLLGLVIGGLVYSLRLAGRGRELELFVSVEALLSFAGLVSLALLGLAHPVSQVLSGWVGGWGPNAVYVGMLLHSALVILVPASLIGVIFPLVVQLTTRHVASAASNVGLLYSVNTLGGIVGSLLVGFVLVPAVGTQWTFVLVCALNMALALGVQALDTEARPRARRSMWAGAVLLAAAVAMVPGDLLVRAFAEHVDSRVRFVREGVDGALAVLEYDSESVCDSGLYACGPGCRERGFRHQQLLFGSVSYANTVLPRKRYMATLAHLPMLLHPEPKEVLQVCFGTGSTAGSFASHPGLRSLTIVDTNPDVLAAAPHFAEHNHGVAEDPRTHVVFDDGRHFLLSSQGRYDVLSFEPPPPRAAGVVSLYTTEFYREAKRRLAPGGVLAQWIPLQQQSDNLTRGMVASMLEAFSEVTLWIPSDYEAVLVAADRPLAVDAAGWEARWAQEPVARSLADVGFTSPYGLAGTYVAGTEALRRWTRGYAPVTDDLPAVEYFLFNSDKPFEPEALLAVAQPPPLERTERWDAARLARELEANRRVLESTQLKREGDWEAARARVEEARATVGDNAFLSFLLDLELGCLRPAAR, from the coding sequence GTGAATCGCCTCTCCGCCAGAATGTTCGCCGCCGTGGGTCTGCTCTTCGTCGTCTCCGGCATGAGCGGGCTCGTCTTCGAGGTCATCTGGGTCCGCTACCTGACGCTGGTGGTGGGCCACACCACGTTCGCGGCGACCCTGGTGGTGTCCGCCTTCCTGGCGGGGCTCGTCCTGGGCAGCCTGGGGTTGGGGCGGCTCGCGGACCGGCTGAAGCACCCGTTGCTGGCCTATGGGTTGTTGGAGGCGGCCACGGGCGTGCTCGCGCTGGGCATCACCCACGTGCTGGCGACCCTGCCCGAGTGGCTCTCCGCGCTGGGTCTGCCGGGAGGCGGGCCGCTGCCCTTGCGCGGGGTGCTGGCCTTCCTGCTGGTGTTGCCTCCCACCTTCGTCATGGGGGGCACGCTGCCCGTCCTCATGCGCTTCGTGGCGCGCGAGCTGGAGGGGTTGGGGCGCTCCTTCGGCGTGCTGTACTCGCTCAACACGCTGGGCGCGGCGCTCGGCTGTGGGCTGGCGGGCTTCTACCTCATCGGCGCGGTGGGGCTCTGGCGCACGGCGGCGCTCGCGGCGGGGCTCAACCTGCTCGTGGGGCTCACCGTGTTCTTCCTGCACCTGTGGCTGCGTCCCGAGCCCCTCTCCGACACCGCGCCCGCGCCGGTCTCGGCCTCGGGGCCGGCCGAGGGGGCCTCCGTCTTCCAGGGCGCGCGCCGCACGCTGCTCGTCGCTGCCTTCGCGCTGTGTGGCTTCGCGTCCATCTCCTACGAGGTGCTCTGGTTCCGCGTCCTCTCCACCTCGCTGGACTCCAGCACGTACGCCTTCACCATCCTCCTGGTGACGTTCCTCCTGGGTCTCGTCATCGGCGGGCTCGTCTACTCGCTGCGGCTGGCCGGGCGCGGGCGGGAGCTGGAGCTCTTCGTCTCCGTGGAGGCGCTGCTGTCCTTCGCGGGCCTGGTGTCCCTGGCGCTGCTGGGCCTGGCGCACCCGGTGAGCCAGGTGCTCTCCGGCTGGGTGGGCGGCTGGGGTCCCAACGCCGTCTACGTGGGCATGCTGCTGCACTCGGCGCTCGTCATCCTCGTGCCCGCCTCGCTCATCGGCGTCATCTTCCCGCTGGTGGTGCAGCTCACCACCCGGCACGTGGCGAGCGCGGCCAGCAACGTGGGCCTGCTGTACTCGGTGAACACGCTGGGCGGCATCGTGGGCTCGCTGCTGGTGGGCTTCGTGCTGGTGCCGGCGGTGGGGACGCAGTGGACGTTCGTCCTCGTCTGTGCGCTCAACATGGCGCTCGCGCTGGGCGTGCAGGCGCTGGACACGGAGGCCCGGCCGCGCGCCCGCCGGAGCATGTGGGCGGGCGCGGTGCTGCTCGCGGCGGCGGTGGCGATGGTACCGGGAGACCTGCTGGTGCGCGCCTTCGCCGAGCACGTGGACTCGCGGGTGCGCTTCGTACGCGAGGGCGTGGACGGGGCGCTGGCGGTGCTCGAGTACGACAGCGAGTCGGTGTGTGACTCGGGGCTGTACGCGTGCGGCCCGGGGTGCCGGGAGCGGGGCTTCCGCCACCAGCAGCTCCTGTTCGGCTCGGTGTCGTACGCGAACACGGTGCTGCCGCGGAAGCGCTACATGGCCACGCTGGCGCACCTGCCCATGCTGCTGCACCCGGAGCCGAAGGAGGTGCTGCAGGTGTGCTTCGGCACCGGCAGCACCGCGGGCTCCTTCGCGAGCCACCCGGGGCTGCGCTCCCTCACCATCGTGGACACCAACCCGGACGTGCTGGCCGCGGCGCCGCACTTCGCCGAGCACAACCACGGCGTGGCGGAGGATCCCCGGACGCACGTGGTGTTCGACGACGGGCGCCATTTCCTGCTGTCCTCCCAGGGCCGCTATGACGTCCTCTCCTTCGAGCCGCCGCCGCCACGCGCCGCGGGCGTGGTGAGCCTCTACACCACCGAGTTCTACCGGGAGGCGAAGCGGCGGCTGGCGCCGGGCGGAGTGCTGGCGCAGTGGATTCCCCTTCAGCAGCAGTCGGACAACCTGACGCGGGGCATGGTGGCCTCGATGCTGGAGGCCTTCTCCGAGGTGACGCTGTGGATTCCCTCGGACTACGAGGCGGTGCTGGTGGCGGCGGACCGGCCGCTGGCGGTGGACGCGGCGGGCTGGGAGGCGCGGTGGGCGCAGGAGCCGGTGGCGCGCTCGCTCGCGGACGTGGGCTTCACCTCGCCCTATGGCCTCGCGGGCACGTACGTGGCGGGCACCGAGGCCCTGCGGCGCTGGACGCGGGGCTACGCGCCGGTGACGGATGATCTCCCGGCGGTGGAGTACTTCCTCTTCAACTCGGACAAGCCCTTCGAGCCGGAGGCGCTGCTCGCGGTGGCGCAGCCCCCCCCGCTCGAGCGGACGGAGCGGTGGGATGCGGCGCGGCTCGCGCGCGAGCTGGAGGCCAACCGCCGGGTGTTGGAGTCCACGCAGCTCAAGCGGGAGGGGGACTGGGAGGCCGCGAGGGCCCGGGTGGAGGAGGCCCGCGCGACGGTGGGGGACAACGCCTTCCTGTCCTTCCTCCTCGACCTGGAGCTGGGCTGCCTGCGCCCGGCGGCTCGCTAG
- a CDS encoding sensor histidine kinase: MKLARKLTLALVLLAFAVIVGLETFEVRRELARSALDMQHDHRMLGHTLGGSFIRAWELEGENEALMLLADANRFQGQVRLRWRWLDPPDAELPREQVEALRADQDTFFVDDRVEPGLLRSFTPVHIGDRPGAIEIIEPLTELRMQVRQTVAGTAVATAAITLAFLLVAMAMGRRLVGRPVEQLVEFAHRIGQGDLETRVHLPQKDELATLASAMNQMASGLSAARAQVAAETAARLATLEHLRHSDRLATVGKLASGMAHELGTPLNVVLGRAKMISSGDAEGDESRECARIIAQQVHHMTDIIRQLLDFARRREPRRAPEDLTELVDRTLTLLKPLAARRNVVLTREAPGPMNLKVDAGQIQQALTNLVVNGIQAMKRPGTLRVRMERARALPPTELGGPEAEWVRVDVTDEGEGIAPDVLPRVFEPFFTTKDVGEGTGLGLSVSYGLIRDHGGWISVSSEPGRGSCFSIFLPPGTQEEEPEGTPT, translated from the coding sequence ATGAAGCTCGCACGGAAGCTCACCCTCGCGCTCGTCCTGCTCGCCTTCGCGGTCATCGTGGGGTTGGAGACCTTCGAGGTGCGGCGCGAGCTGGCCCGCTCGGCGCTCGACATGCAGCATGATCACCGCATGCTCGGCCACACGCTGGGGGGCTCGTTCATCCGGGCGTGGGAGCTGGAGGGAGAGAACGAGGCGCTGATGCTCCTGGCGGATGCCAACCGCTTCCAGGGGCAGGTGCGGCTGCGCTGGCGTTGGCTGGACCCGCCTGACGCGGAGCTACCTCGAGAACAGGTGGAGGCACTGCGAGCCGACCAGGACACGTTCTTCGTGGACGATCGCGTGGAGCCGGGCCTGCTTCGCTCCTTCACCCCGGTGCACATCGGCGACAGACCCGGTGCCATCGAAATCATCGAGCCCCTGACGGAGCTGCGGATGCAGGTGCGCCAGACGGTGGCGGGCACCGCGGTGGCCACGGCCGCCATCACCCTCGCCTTCCTCCTGGTGGCCATGGCCATGGGCCGCCGGCTGGTGGGGCGTCCGGTGGAGCAACTGGTGGAGTTCGCGCACCGCATCGGCCAGGGAGACCTGGAGACGCGGGTGCACCTGCCTCAGAAGGACGAGCTGGCCACCCTGGCCTCCGCGATGAACCAGATGGCCAGCGGGCTGTCGGCCGCGCGCGCGCAGGTGGCGGCGGAGACGGCGGCGCGGCTGGCCACGCTCGAGCACCTGCGACACTCGGACCGGCTCGCCACGGTGGGCAAGCTCGCCTCCGGAATGGCCCACGAGCTGGGCACTCCGCTCAACGTGGTGCTCGGGCGGGCGAAGATGATTTCCTCCGGCGACGCCGAGGGCGACGAGTCGCGGGAGTGCGCCCGCATCATCGCCCAGCAGGTGCATCACATGACGGACATCATCCGCCAGTTGCTGGACTTCGCCCGCCGGCGCGAGCCCCGGCGCGCACCGGAGGACCTGACGGAGTTGGTGGACCGGACGTTGACGCTGCTGAAGCCCCTGGCGGCCCGGCGCAATGTCGTCCTCACCCGTGAGGCCCCGGGCCCGATGAACCTGAAGGTGGACGCCGGGCAGATCCAACAAGCCCTCACCAACCTGGTGGTCAACGGCATCCAGGCGATGAAACGCCCGGGCACGCTGCGGGTGCGAATGGAACGCGCGCGCGCCCTGCCCCCGACGGAGCTGGGGGGCCCGGAGGCCGAGTGGGTGCGGGTGGACGTGACGGACGAGGGTGAAGGCATCGCCCCGGACGTGCTGCCCCGCGTCTTCGAGCCCTTCTTCACCACCAAGGATGTAGGCGAAGGGACGGGCCTCGGGCTGTCCGTCTCCTATGGGCTCATCCGAGACCATGGGGGATGGATCTCCGTGAGCAGCGAGCCCGGACGTGGGAGTTGCTTCTCCATCTTCCTCCCACCAGGAACCCAGGAAGAGGAACCCGAGGGGACCCCGACATGA
- a CDS encoding YIP1 family protein: MSIPCPRCQSPFTPGATSCPGCGSSLLLEAVPGSTEPTCAVHPTLRGLATCERCGAFACAGCLRSGVSGEAVCEACAAREPNLPMPWDEREELGTLKAFWKTCVTVLLRPETFSRARSEGSASSSLLFVLLCSLPPFFVTGLTYLGMFILMPAMFPLPQKEGQPEVPFALMGMGMFVASILLGPVMLVAMTVINAGIDHLVLRMGNVTRGFQVTLRAHALSQAPWVLGVVPFIGAQVAPFWALVARVFAYRGLHRTTWGVAVAGALLGPALFCFLCGGSYMALILFAASQLGGN, encoded by the coding sequence ATGTCCATCCCTTGTCCCCGTTGTCAGTCCCCCTTCACCCCTGGAGCCACCTCCTGCCCGGGATGTGGCTCCTCACTGCTGCTCGAGGCCGTCCCGGGGAGCACGGAGCCCACGTGCGCCGTCCACCCCACCCTGCGCGGCCTGGCCACCTGCGAGCGCTGCGGCGCGTTCGCCTGTGCCGGGTGCCTGCGCTCCGGTGTCAGCGGAGAGGCCGTCTGCGAGGCCTGCGCGGCACGTGAGCCCAACCTCCCGATGCCCTGGGACGAGCGCGAGGAGCTGGGCACGCTCAAGGCCTTCTGGAAGACCTGCGTCACCGTGCTGCTGCGCCCGGAGACCTTCTCCCGGGCGCGTTCCGAGGGAAGCGCCAGCAGCTCGCTGCTCTTCGTCCTGCTGTGCTCGCTGCCCCCCTTCTTCGTGACGGGCCTCACCTACCTGGGCATGTTCATCCTCATGCCCGCGATGTTCCCGCTCCCCCAGAAGGAAGGCCAACCCGAGGTGCCCTTCGCGTTGATGGGGATGGGCATGTTCGTGGCCAGCATCCTCCTCGGTCCCGTGATGCTCGTGGCCATGACCGTCATCAACGCGGGCATCGACCACCTCGTGCTGCGGATGGGGAACGTCACCCGGGGATTCCAGGTGACGCTCCGGGCCCACGCGCTCTCCCAGGCGCCCTGGGTGCTCGGCGTGGTGCCCTTCATCGGCGCGCAGGTGGCCCCCTTCTGGGCACTGGTGGCCCGCGTCTTCGCCTACCGCGGACTGCACCGGACGACCTGGGGCGTGGCGGTGGCCGGAGCGCTGCTCGGCCCGGCCCTCTTCTGCTTCCTGTGCGGCGGCAGTTACATGGCCCTCATCCTGTTCGCCGCGAGCCAGCTGGGCGGGAACTGA
- a CDS encoding response regulator has product MMSLLPSEPRPPRILLAEDDDEMRSLLTLTLAREGYAVVALEDGFELSNYVSLTQVCGGPLLPPDLILSDVRMPGHTGLDVLAQAQSAGLSCPVILLSAFADDGTREAAMRLGASAFLDKPVDLELLKATVQEVLP; this is encoded by the coding sequence ATGATGTCTCTCCTCCCTTCCGAACCTCGCCCGCCGCGCATCCTCCTGGCCGAGGACGACGACGAAATGCGTTCGCTCCTCACGCTGACTCTGGCGCGAGAGGGCTATGCGGTGGTGGCGCTGGAGGACGGCTTCGAGCTGTCCAACTATGTGTCGCTGACGCAGGTATGTGGAGGTCCGCTGTTGCCGCCGGACCTCATCCTCTCGGATGTGCGGATGCCGGGGCACACGGGGCTGGATGTGCTCGCCCAGGCACAGTCGGCCGGGCTCTCCTGTCCCGTCATCCTCCTCTCGGCCTTCGCGGACGACGGGACACGTGAGGCGGCGATGCGGCTCGGTGCGAGTGCCTTTCTCGACAAGCCAGTGGACCTCGAGCTGCTGAAGGCCACCGTGCAGGAGGTCCTGCCATGA
- a CDS encoding cytochrome P450 family protein, which produces MSTNPPRYDLWAPETRANPLPVYARMRQEAPLVRLFDPNLNIPVWVATRYKDVVDLVRDPRFTKDMRKLPDGSPSKLRRIDSMEVINRHMLSSDPPDHTRLRTIVSKAFTPRRVEELRPRVTAITHELLDAARARGEVDLLDAFAFPLPITVIAELLGVPVEDRDQFREWTTTIITPPPNGDFEPLQKAGMQFIQYFQGLLARRRADPRDDLLTALMSAEEQGDRLSPQELISMLFLLLVAGHETTVNLIGNGVWALLRNPEQLERLRANPALIESAVEEMLRYRSPVETTTQRWATQDIEFRGQVIPAGESVMGSLLAANHDPEQFPEPEKFDITREPNRHVAFGFGIHFCLGAPLARLEGAIAINLLLERMPRLRFAVEPSALRWRDGILVHGLQRLPVAF; this is translated from the coding sequence GTGAGCACGAATCCCCCCCGCTATGACCTGTGGGCGCCCGAGACGCGCGCCAACCCCCTGCCCGTCTATGCGCGCATGCGGCAGGAGGCTCCCCTGGTCCGGCTGTTCGACCCCAACCTCAACATCCCCGTGTGGGTGGCCACCCGCTACAAGGACGTGGTGGACCTGGTGCGTGACCCTCGCTTCACCAAGGACATGCGCAAGCTCCCCGACGGCTCGCCGTCGAAGCTGCGGCGCATCGACTCCATGGAGGTGATCAACCGGCACATGCTGTCGTCGGACCCGCCGGACCATACGCGCCTGCGCACGATCGTCTCCAAGGCCTTCACCCCGCGCCGCGTGGAGGAGCTGCGCCCGCGCGTCACCGCCATCACCCACGAGCTGCTGGACGCCGCACGGGCCCGGGGAGAGGTGGACCTGCTCGACGCCTTCGCCTTCCCGCTCCCCATCACCGTCATCGCCGAGCTGCTGGGCGTGCCGGTGGAGGACCGGGATCAGTTCCGCGAATGGACGACCACCATCATCACCCCGCCCCCCAACGGGGACTTCGAGCCCCTCCAGAAGGCGGGCATGCAGTTCATCCAGTACTTCCAGGGCCTGCTGGCGCGGCGCCGGGCCGATCCCCGGGACGACCTGCTCACCGCCCTCATGTCCGCGGAGGAGCAGGGAGACAGGCTCTCGCCCCAGGAGCTCATCAGCATGCTGTTCCTGCTGCTGGTAGCCGGCCACGAGACGACGGTGAACCTCATTGGCAATGGCGTCTGGGCGCTGCTGCGGAACCCGGAGCAGCTGGAGCGGCTGCGCGCGAACCCGGCGCTCATCGAGTCGGCCGTGGAGGAGATGCTGCGCTACCGCAGCCCGGTGGAGACCACCACCCAGCGCTGGGCCACGCAGGACATCGAATTCCGCGGCCAGGTGATTCCCGCGGGCGAGAGCGTGATGGGCTCGCTGCTGGCGGCCAACCACGACCCCGAGCAGTTCCCCGAGCCGGAGAAGTTCGACATCACCCGCGAGCCCAACCGGCACGTCGCCTTCGGCTTCGGCATCCACTTCTGTCTGGGCGCCCCCCTGGCCCGGCTCGAGGGCGCCATCGCCATCAACCTGCTGCTGGAGCGCATGCCCCGGCTGAGGTTCGCGGTGGAGCCATCCGCGCTGCGCTGGCGTGACGGAATCCTCGTGCACGGCCTGCAGCGCCTGCCCGTGGCCTTCTGA
- a CDS encoding sigma-54-dependent transcriptional regulator: protein MSTTKGRILVVEDEREMRALLEKGLARRGFVPTVRGSADEAFALLEAEDFDTVLTDLRMPGMDGLALCERIVLNRPDIPVVVVTAFGSLETAVAAIRVGAYDFVTKPVDLDALVLVLGRAVQHRALRDEVRRLRRALGEVSADGGVVGESPALRRVYELIDRMADSDASVLIMGESGTGKEVAARALHARSRRHDGPFVAINCAAMPEQLLESELFGHARGAFTDARTARTGLFVKANGGTLFLDEVGEMPLTLQPKLLRALQERTVRPVGGDTEVPFDARIVAATNRDLELAVEEGRFREDLYYRLNVIGLELPPLRARGNDVLLLAQRFLEHFASRGGKRVVGLSPAAAQRLLAYTWPGNVRELQNCIERAVALTSYEQLTVEDLPERIRDYRAPSSTAQGNDVSELVSLEEMERRYIQRVLETVGGSRTLASRILGVDRKTLYRKLGRRYAASVSEEKDDAKD from the coding sequence ATGAGCACGACGAAGGGCCGCATCCTGGTCGTCGAGGACGAGCGGGAGATGCGGGCGCTGTTGGAGAAGGGGCTGGCCCGACGGGGCTTCGTCCCCACGGTGCGCGGCAGCGCGGACGAGGCCTTCGCGCTGTTGGAGGCGGAGGACTTCGACACCGTCCTGACGGATTTGAGGATGCCGGGCATGGATGGACTGGCGCTCTGCGAGCGCATCGTCCTCAACCGTCCGGACATTCCCGTGGTGGTGGTGACGGCCTTTGGCAGCCTGGAGACGGCGGTTGCGGCCATCCGGGTGGGCGCGTACGACTTCGTCACCAAGCCGGTGGACCTGGACGCGCTGGTGCTGGTGTTGGGGCGGGCCGTGCAGCACCGGGCGCTGCGCGACGAGGTGCGCCGGTTGCGCCGGGCCCTGGGCGAGGTGTCCGCCGACGGGGGCGTGGTGGGCGAGAGTCCCGCGCTGCGCCGGGTGTACGAGCTCATCGACCGGATGGCGGACTCGGACGCCTCGGTGCTGATCATGGGCGAGAGCGGCACCGGCAAGGAGGTGGCCGCCCGCGCGTTGCATGCCCGCAGCCGGCGGCACGACGGGCCCTTCGTGGCCATCAATTGCGCGGCCATGCCCGAGCAACTCCTGGAGAGCGAGCTGTTCGGCCACGCCCGGGGCGCCTTCACGGATGCCAGGACGGCGCGCACCGGCCTGTTCGTCAAGGCCAACGGCGGCACCCTCTTCCTCGACGAGGTGGGGGAGATGCCGCTGACCCTGCAGCCCAAGCTGCTGCGCGCGCTGCAGGAGCGCACGGTGCGTCCGGTGGGAGGGGACACGGAGGTGCCCTTCGACGCGCGAATCGTGGCCGCCACCAACCGCGACCTGGAGCTCGCCGTGGAGGAGGGGCGCTTCCGCGAGGACCTGTACTACCGGCTCAACGTCATCGGCCTGGAGCTGCCTCCGTTGCGCGCCCGTGGCAATGACGTGCTGCTGCTGGCACAGCGCTTCCTGGAGCACTTCGCCTCGCGCGGCGGCAAGCGCGTGGTGGGGCTCAGCCCCGCGGCCGCCCAGCGCCTGCTGGCCTACACCTGGCCCGGCAATGTGCGCGAGCTGCAGAACTGCATCGAGCGCGCCGTGGCCCTCACCTCCTACGAGCAGCTCACCGTGGAGGATCTGCCGGAACGCATCCGTGACTATCGCGCCCCCAGCAGTACCGCCCAGGGGAACGATGTGTCCGAGCTCGTCTCGCTCGAGGAGATGGAGCGCCGCTACATCCAACGCGTCCTGGAGACGGTGGGTGGCAGCCGGACGCTGGCCTCGCGCATCCTCGGGGTGGATCGCAAGACGCTCTACCGCAAGCTGGGCCGGCGCTATGCCGCCTCCGTCTCCGAGGAGAAGGACGACGCGAAGGACTGA
- a CDS encoding HEAT repeat domain-containing protein yields MPRSRSLVLAVAFLLIVAAGAAIWRPSAPNAPPAAPSIPVASPSTAPPSKEVPRREVELLSPSTGYVGSEKCADCHDDEHAAWRKDWHSRALSEAHSPFVVGDFANTHYKGDSSEAWMTRRDEHYSMRTKGPTGVVNAYPVDWVVGGKRMQDPITVMPDGRWQVLPIYFHVTGKSEWVDYSESKQGALTPDHPFFWSNWQRNAQHACLDCHVTGLNTHYDRKSHQWSTGFADAGVACESCHGPGARHVETQLAKDIVQPSKLPPRKGLAVCAQCHGPHRPLFPLLDARHRFQPGERYEDHYQPMVVLIGGGERSGDYFEDGRPKTSSFEYQALTQSRCYQRGGATCLTCHTAPHAEHADNEVKRPKHLAKGVTVGSASCQGCHAKVFAEGQKHTHHTSAEARDCLACHMPPTISGVLDHFADHALDVPVPQNTVKHGIPNACNACHTHEQATPESMAESLEKWWPKAKQRQARRIRLADAIAVKTAADSRQPLEQVVADKKEDPALRGVAARLLAQRFREESVPALKAALATATDPGLRMDLADALASTGPREVADVLAPLLKDSSLWVRQSAAIPLAGVGDPRGLAALEELARQHETEGLPAPHVVLGQLALRRGDLATGIQQLERSLDLQPYNVEVLVVLADAYARQGDMPRARERLEEALRFDPRHRGARQRMHLLRKRGG; encoded by the coding sequence ATGCCCCGCTCCCGTTCGCTCGTCCTCGCGGTCGCCTTCCTCCTCATCGTGGCCGCCGGGGCCGCCATCTGGCGTCCCTCCGCGCCGAACGCTCCGCCCGCGGCGCCCTCCATCCCCGTTGCTTCACCTTCGACGGCTCCACCTTCGAAGGAGGTGCCGAGGCGCGAGGTCGAGCTGCTGTCACCGTCCACCGGCTATGTCGGCTCGGAGAAGTGCGCCGATTGTCACGACGACGAGCACGCCGCGTGGCGCAAGGACTGGCACTCCCGCGCGTTGTCGGAGGCCCACTCGCCCTTCGTGGTCGGCGACTTCGCCAACACCCACTACAAGGGGGACTCCAGCGAGGCGTGGATGACGCGGCGGGACGAGCACTACTCCATGCGAACGAAGGGGCCCACCGGCGTCGTCAACGCGTACCCGGTGGACTGGGTGGTGGGCGGCAAGCGGATGCAGGATCCCATCACGGTGATGCCGGATGGCCGTTGGCAGGTGCTGCCCATCTACTTCCACGTCACCGGCAAGAGCGAGTGGGTGGACTACTCCGAGTCCAAGCAGGGAGCCCTGACGCCGGACCATCCCTTCTTCTGGTCCAACTGGCAGCGCAACGCCCAGCACGCGTGCCTGGACTGCCATGTCACCGGCCTCAACACGCATTACGACCGGAAGAGCCACCAGTGGAGCACCGGCTTCGCGGACGCGGGCGTGGCCTGCGAGAGCTGTCACGGCCCCGGTGCGCGCCATGTGGAGACGCAGCTCGCGAAGGACATCGTCCAGCCGTCGAAGCTCCCGCCGCGCAAGGGGTTGGCCGTGTGCGCCCAGTGCCACGGGCCGCACCGCCCACTCTTCCCGCTGCTGGATGCGCGACACCGCTTCCAGCCGGGAGAGCGCTACGAGGACCACTACCAGCCCATGGTGGTGCTGATCGGCGGCGGCGAGCGCTCTGGTGACTACTTCGAGGATGGGCGGCCCAAGACGTCCAGCTTCGAGTACCAGGCCCTCACCCAGTCCCGCTGCTACCAGCGGGGTGGCGCCACGTGCCTCACCTGCCACACCGCGCCCCATGCCGAGCACGCGGACAATGAAGTCAAACGGCCGAAGCACCTCGCGAAGGGCGTGACGGTGGGCTCGGCGAGCTGCCAGGGCTGTCATGCGAAGGTGTTCGCCGAGGGGCAGAAGCATACGCACCACACCTCGGCGGAGGCGCGGGACTGCCTGGCCTGCCACATGCCGCCCACCATCTCCGGCGTGCTGGACCACTTCGCGGACCACGCCCTGGACGTGCCGGTGCCCCAGAACACTGTGAAGCACGGCATCCCCAACGCGTGCAACGCGTGCCACACGCACGAGCAGGCCACGCCCGAGTCGATGGCGGAGTCGCTGGAGAAGTGGTGGCCGAAGGCGAAGCAGCGGCAGGCGCGGCGCATCCGGCTGGCGGATGCCATCGCGGTGAAGACCGCCGCGGACAGCCGCCAACCGCTGGAGCAGGTGGTGGCGGACAAGAAGGAGGACCCGGCCCTTCGCGGCGTGGCGGCCCGGTTGCTGGCCCAGCGCTTCCGCGAGGAGTCCGTGCCCGCGCTGAAGGCGGCGCTCGCGACGGCCACCGACCCCGGCCTGCGCATGGACCTCGCCGATGCGCTGGCCTCGACGGGCCCGCGCGAGGTGGCGGACGTGCTCGCCCCGCTGCTGAAGGATTCATCGCTGTGGGTGCGCCAGTCCGCCGCCATCCCGCTCGCGGGGGTGGGAGATCCGCGGGGCCTGGCGGCGCTGGAGGAGCTGGCGCGACAGCATGAGACGGAGGGACTGCCGGCGCCACACGTGGTGCTCGGACAACTGGCGCTGCGTCGGGGCGACCTGGCCACAGGCATCCAGCAACTGGAGCGCTCGTTGGATCTGCAGCCGTACAACGTCGAGGTGCTGGTGGTGTTGGCCGATGCCTATGCCCGCCAGGGCGACATGCCGCGGGCGCGGGAGCGGCTGGAGGAGGCGCTCCGGTTCGACCCGCGGCACCGGGGCGCGCGGCAGCGGATGCACCTCCTGCGCAAGCGGGGAGGCTGA